The following coding sequences are from one Shewanella eurypsychrophilus window:
- the degS gene encoding outer membrane-stress sensor serine endopeptidase DegS has protein sequence MTLKDTLLYLGKAVTFGLVMAAVFLIVTPMISGNGQNNLFFQKRGDSGLELSFSKAVRRAAPAVVNIYSLSINRNQPLNSGSLQGLGSGVIMSGQGYILTNYHVVKRADEIVVALQDGRKFTSEVVGTDPVTDLAVLKIEGDSLPIVPINLAVPAQVGDVVLAIGNPYNLGQTITQGIISATGRNGLSSGYLDFLQTDAAINAGNSGGALIDTSGQLIGINTAAFQVGGEGGGHGINFAIPIKLAHSIMGKLIKDGRVIRGALGISGEPISPVMAQILNLPDLTGVVITDIDPNGPAAQAQLQPRDVITKYEDEVVPGVEMLMDRIAETPPGKQITMRIIRKGNPYDVPVTIGENSNNVE, from the coding sequence ATGACCCTCAAAGACACTCTTTTATATCTCGGTAAAGCCGTCACTTTCGGTTTAGTAATGGCCGCAGTCTTTCTGATAGTGACTCCAATGATTTCAGGTAATGGTCAGAATAATCTATTTTTTCAAAAGCGCGGTGATAGTGGCTTAGAATTGTCCTTTTCTAAAGCAGTTAGACGCGCGGCTCCCGCAGTAGTCAATATTTACAGTTTGAGCATAAATCGTAATCAGCCGCTCAACTCAGGTTCACTACAAGGCCTTGGTTCTGGTGTTATTATGAGCGGTCAAGGCTATATATTGACGAACTATCACGTCGTTAAAAGGGCTGACGAAATTGTTGTCGCACTGCAAGACGGTCGAAAGTTTACCTCTGAAGTTGTCGGTACAGACCCGGTTACCGATCTCGCCGTATTAAAGATCGAAGGTGATAGCTTACCGATAGTCCCAATCAACCTTGCAGTACCAGCTCAAGTGGGTGATGTTGTTTTAGCCATTGGTAATCCCTATAACCTAGGCCAAACGATTACTCAAGGCATCATCAGTGCCACGGGACGTAATGGCTTGAGTTCAGGCTATTTAGATTTTCTGCAAACGGATGCTGCGATTAATGCGGGTAATTCTGGTGGCGCACTGATCGATACCAGTGGTCAGCTTATCGGCATAAATACCGCGGCATTCCAAGTCGGTGGTGAAGGTGGTGGACACGGTATTAATTTCGCGATTCCCATCAAACTCGCTCACAGCATCATGGGTAAGTTGATTAAAGATGGCCGAGTTATCCGTGGTGCTCTAGGGATCAGTGGTGAGCCTATTAGCCCTGTGATGGCGCAGATCTTAAACCTTCCAGATCTCACTGGTGTTGTGATCACTGATATAGACCCTAACGGCCCGGCAGCACAAGCTCAACTGCAACCAAGAGACGTTATCACCAAGTATGAAGATGAAGTCGTACCTGGTGTGGAAATGCTGATGGATAGAATAGCCGAAACACCGCCAGGAAAGCAGATAACGATGAGGATTATTCGCAAAGGTAATCCATATGATGTTCCTGTCACTATTGGTGAAAATAGTAATAATGTCGAGTAA
- a CDS encoding Ig-like domain-containing protein encodes MNVQIPYKKLVLASMITMLVACGSDNDDTTPTPEPPVNNAPVVVADSATVTVSEVVTIDVLANDTDADGDALTIVSVDSDSAVINAGKIDFTAGATAGEVKFNYTITDGTDEATGEVTVMVEAAVIPEPEVLAYVGSAACATCHSGKHETFAKTGHNFKIMKNPGNEQPAFPYTPEATITGAIDLLVDAEANNTLGVPTSYDEVTYTVGGYHWKMRWLDADGYIVTGKNVQYNIRNAEGELNIPDNHPADADVMGDYKATEFDYKYSCGNCHTTGWKRTTDVAGGDTRNPDRQDDLPGMNGTFAEQGVQCESCHGAGSFHVKSPSKDNIVKIATARTTEDFLAEDMAYGKAVTCAECHTRDGEKDYPLFVSHYNEAFPNGSKVGGRIISSSRLSKHHQTGDEMLGVVPEDHGTYKAGDEIGPKSGMTCTSCHDSHKSTVNQDSADGLHTGAVKACTDCHNASGLGEKEFAQNTHAAAPHAAAVCTDCHMPKLAKSAVKTAPRQGGADVVFGDVKSHLFTIDLDPAAKQFTEDGKFQMPWATAEFTCGNCHADFTDRAAALPKIHN; translated from the coding sequence ATGAACGTACAAATTCCCTATAAAAAGCTAGTGCTTGCCAGCATGATCACCATGTTGGTAGCCTGTGGTAGTGATAATGATGACACCACTCCAACACCTGAACCCCCAGTAAATAATGCCCCAGTTGTTGTTGCTGACTCCGCTACAGTAACAGTATCAGAAGTTGTGACCATAGATGTATTAGCCAATGATACCGATGCAGATGGTGATGCCCTAACCATTGTATCTGTTGACTCAGATAGCGCCGTTATTAACGCTGGAAAAATTGACTTCACAGCTGGTGCAACTGCTGGTGAAGTGAAGTTTAATTATACCATCACCGATGGCACGGATGAGGCAACGGGTGAAGTCACTGTGATGGTTGAAGCCGCTGTTATTCCCGAGCCTGAAGTACTCGCATATGTCGGCTCGGCGGCTTGTGCAACGTGCCATAGTGGTAAGCATGAAACATTTGCTAAAACGGGTCACAATTTCAAAATTATGAAAAACCCGGGAAATGAGCAGCCTGCATTCCCATACACTCCTGAAGCCACTATTACAGGTGCTATCGATCTATTAGTCGATGCAGAAGCGAACAATACTTTAGGTGTACCAACCAGTTATGACGAAGTTACATACACTGTCGGTGGTTACCATTGGAAGATGCGCTGGTTAGATGCTGATGGTTACATAGTTACTGGTAAAAATGTTCAATATAATATCCGTAATGCGGAAGGTGAGCTCAATATTCCTGATAATCACCCAGCTGATGCCGATGTGATGGGTGATTACAAGGCAACTGAGTTCGATTACAAATATAGTTGTGGTAACTGTCATACAACGGGTTGGAAGCGCACTACTGATGTCGCCGGTGGCGATACCCGTAACCCAGATCGCCAAGATGACCTTCCAGGCATGAATGGTACCTTTGCAGAGCAAGGTGTTCAGTGTGAATCTTGTCATGGTGCGGGTAGCTTCCATGTTAAGTCTCCTTCTAAAGACAACATAGTTAAAATTGCTACAGCGCGTACAACGGAAGATTTCTTAGCTGAAGATATGGCTTATGGTAAGGCTGTTACTTGTGCCGAATGTCACACTCGTGATGGTGAGAAAGATTACCCATTATTTGTTAGCCATTATAACGAAGCATTCCCTAACGGCAGTAAAGTTGGCGGCCGTATCATCTCTAGCAGCAGGTTATCAAAGCACCACCAAACTGGCGATGAGATGTTAGGAGTTGTTCCTGAAGATCATGGTACTTATAAAGCGGGTGACGAAATAGGTCCTAAGAGTGGCATGACGTGTACCTCTTGTCATGATTCACACAAGTCTACAGTGAATCAAGATAGTGCCGATGGTCTACATACTGGAGCAGTAAAAGCATGTACTGACTGTCACAATGCCAGTGGTCTTGGTGAGAAAGAGTTTGCTCAGAATACTCATGCAGCAGCTCCACATGCCGCAGCAGTATGTACCGACTGTCATATGCCTAAATTGGCTAAGAGTGCCGTTAAGACTGCGCCAAGACAAGGTGGAGCTGATGTGGTATTTGGTGATGTGAAGTCTCACTTGTTCACTATCGACCTAGACCCTGCAGCGAAGCAGTTCACTGAAGACGGTAAGTTCCAAATGCCTTGGGCAACTGCAGAGTTCACTTGTGGTAACTGTCATGCAGACTTTACTGACAGAGCCGCAGCACTACCTAAGATACATAATTAA